Proteins found in one Palaeococcus ferrophilus DSM 13482 genomic segment:
- the radB gene encoding DNA repair and recombination protein RadB, giving the protein MLTTGSRNLDELLGGGIEEGVLTQVYGPFASGKTTLALQVGLLSGGKVAYVDTEGGFSPERLAGMAENRGFDVEEALSRFLLFEPMSFSEQRRGVGRLKRVVDEHFSLVVVDSISAHYRVEEHRGDMLQDIARQLQVLWWLARRLNIAVMVINQVHFDPKGNAPRPIAETTLGYRCKDILRLEKHPKPSVRIAVLERHRFMAEGRMAYFRLSDAGIEDI; this is encoded by the coding sequence ATGCTGACCACGGGGAGCAGGAACCTCGACGAGCTCCTTGGTGGCGGAATAGAGGAGGGAGTGCTCACCCAGGTTTACGGCCCCTTCGCGAGCGGCAAAACAACGCTGGCCCTCCAGGTGGGGCTCTTAAGCGGGGGCAAGGTGGCCTACGTTGACACGGAGGGCGGCTTCTCACCGGAGAGGCTCGCCGGAATGGCCGAAAACAGGGGCTTCGATGTTGAAGAGGCCCTGTCACGTTTTCTCCTTTTTGAGCCCATGAGCTTTTCCGAGCAGAGAAGGGGCGTGGGTCGTCTGAAGCGCGTGGTGGATGAGCATTTCTCCCTCGTTGTGGTGGACTCCATAAGCGCCCACTACAGGGTGGAGGAGCACAGGGGGGATATGCTCCAGGACATCGCGCGGCAGCTCCAGGTGCTCTGGTGGCTCGCGAGGAGGCTTAACATAGCCGTTATGGTCATCAACCAGGTCCACTTTGACCCCAAGGGCAACGCGCCGCGCCCCATAGCGGAGACCACGCTTGGATACAGGTGCAAGGACATCCTCAGGCTCGAAAAGCACCCCAAACCCTCCGTGAGAATAGCCGTCCTCGAGAGGCACCGCTTCATGGCCGAAGGCCGGATGGCGTACTTCCGCCTGAGCGATGCCGGGATAGAGGACATTTAA
- a CDS encoding M48 family metallopeptidase, with product MFYIPLVAQALVVFLALGRLGVGIAVVMALALVLLYRSLMRNVENGNYHRLRYDDMPWLYDGIAMMAARAGIAMPRVYILEDYIPNAFSFKNALVLSLGLFEVLSENEILGVAAHEIGHIKNGDTRLFPFLAYARYWMVVMALVTLLSGHTHLAMLSFILYALYEALRVHTLKDREFMADETALHLLERPFDLKDALEELKYYEDIRMGVKASLLPGIEPTLERKPKRDFMATHPSYDERIWRILVETSTFKMLEKIN from the coding sequence ATGTTTTACATCCCCCTCGTGGCCCAAGCGCTGGTCGTGTTCCTCGCCCTTGGCAGGCTTGGCGTGGGCATAGCTGTAGTAATGGCACTGGCCCTCGTCCTCCTCTACCGTTCGCTGATGAGGAACGTGGAGAACGGGAACTACCACCGTTTACGCTATGACGATATGCCTTGGCTCTACGACGGCATAGCCATGATGGCCGCCAGAGCGGGAATAGCGATGCCCCGCGTTTACATCCTCGAGGACTACATCCCGAACGCCTTCTCCTTCAAAAACGCCCTGGTGCTCTCCCTAGGCCTCTTCGAGGTGCTGAGTGAAAACGAAATCCTCGGCGTTGCCGCCCACGAGATAGGACACATAAAGAATGGCGACACGCGCCTGTTCCCGTTCCTCGCCTACGCCCGCTACTGGATGGTGGTGATGGCCCTAGTAACGCTGCTCTCCGGACACACGCACCTCGCCATGCTATCCTTCATACTCTACGCACTCTACGAGGCTCTCAGGGTGCACACCCTAAAGGACAGGGAGTTCATGGCGGATGAAACGGCCCTCCACCTGCTGGAAAGGCCCTTCGACCTCAAGGATGCTCTGGAAGAGCTCAAGTACTACGAGGACATAAGGATGGGTGTTAAGGCCTCCCTGCTCCCGGGAATCGAGCCGACCCTCGAGAGGAAGCCGAAGAGAGATTTCATGGCCACACACCCCAGCTACGACGAGAGGATATGGCGCATACTCGTGGAAACCAGCACCTTCAAGATGCTCGAGAAGATAAACTGA
- a CDS encoding MBL fold metallo-hydrolase, protein MRITWLGHACFYIETKGVRLLIDPYEDLDDDLVGEVDYVLVTHEHHDHYGKAPLIARLREATLIGPKTVYLMAISDGVTKAKAVEIGEEVELENGVKVLAAYAEHPSSQYPVGYMILGDKVLYHMGDTYSSPRFRDYQKYRVDVLLIPISGRSTASEREAADIIELIRPRMAIPMHYGVYGDASVEEFRKKLFERRIFVRVVEPEFGKPIEV, encoded by the coding sequence ATGAGAATTACCTGGCTTGGACACGCGTGCTTTTACATAGAGACAAAGGGCGTGAGACTCCTGATAGACCCCTACGAGGATCTGGACGACGACCTTGTGGGAGAGGTAGACTACGTGCTCGTAACCCATGAACACCACGACCACTACGGCAAGGCGCCCCTTATAGCAAGGCTCAGGGAGGCCACACTGATAGGCCCGAAGACGGTCTACCTCATGGCCATCAGCGACGGGGTAACCAAGGCAAAGGCGGTTGAAATCGGGGAAGAGGTGGAGCTTGAAAACGGCGTGAAGGTTTTGGCGGCCTACGCCGAGCACCCCTCTAGCCAGTACCCCGTAGGATACATGATCTTAGGCGATAAGGTTCTCTACCACATGGGCGACACCTACTCCTCCCCCCGCTTCAGGGACTACCAGAAGTACAGGGTGGACGTTCTCCTGATCCCCATAAGCGGCCGCTCCACGGCGAGCGAGAGGGAAGCGGCGGATATTATTGAGCTCATCCGCCCGCGCATGGCCATTCCAATGCACTACGGTGTTTACGGGGATGCCAGCGTGGAGGAGTTCAGGAAGAAGCTGTTCGAGAGGAGAATCTTCGTCCGCGTTGTGGAACCCGAGTTCGGAAAGCCCATAGAGGTCTGA
- a CDS encoding pyridoxal phosphate-dependent aminotransferase gives MALSDRLELVNPSEIRKLFDLAAGMKGLISLGIGEPDFDTPEHIKEYAKEALDKGMTHYGPNAGLPMLRRALAKKFREQNGIEADPESEIMVLVGANQAFILGMAAFLKEGEEVLIPSPMFVSYAPAVILAGGRPVEVPTYEENEFRLSVDDLEKHVTEKTRALIINTPNNPTGSVLTKKDVEEIADFAVEHDLIVFSDEVYEHFVYDGVKNHSIASIDGMFERTITVNGFSKTFAMTGWRLGFVAAPSWIIERMTRFQMYNSTCPVTFVQYAAAKALEDPRSWKAVEEMRKEYDRRRNLVWKRLNEMGLPTVKPTGAFYIFPRVKGTGLSSKEFSELMLKEAKVAVVPGSAFGKAGEGYIRISYATAYEKLEEAMDRMEKVLKAKGLV, from the coding sequence ATGGCGCTGAGCGATAGGCTTGAGCTGGTTAACCCCTCAGAGATAAGGAAGCTCTTCGACCTCGCGGCTGGAATGAAGGGTTTAATCTCACTCGGAATCGGAGAACCCGACTTTGACACGCCCGAGCACATAAAGGAGTACGCGAAGGAGGCCCTCGATAAAGGGATGACGCATTACGGCCCGAACGCCGGTTTACCCATGCTCCGCAGGGCCCTCGCGAAGAAGTTTAGAGAGCAGAACGGTATTGAAGCTGACCCGGAGAGCGAGATAATGGTTCTCGTCGGTGCGAATCAGGCGTTCATCCTCGGAATGGCAGCCTTTCTCAAGGAGGGTGAGGAAGTTCTCATCCCCTCGCCGATGTTCGTGAGCTACGCCCCCGCCGTTATCCTCGCCGGAGGAAGGCCCGTGGAAGTTCCCACCTACGAGGAGAACGAGTTTAGGCTTTCAGTTGACGATCTCGAGAAGCACGTTACCGAGAAAACCAGGGCGCTCATAATAAACACCCCGAACAACCCAACAGGCTCTGTTCTGACGAAGAAGGACGTTGAGGAAATAGCGGACTTCGCGGTGGAGCACGACCTCATAGTGTTCTCCGACGAAGTTTACGAGCACTTCGTCTACGACGGTGTCAAGAACCACAGCATAGCCTCCATTGACGGCATGTTCGAACGCACAATCACCGTCAACGGCTTCTCAAAGACCTTTGCCATGACCGGCTGGCGTCTCGGCTTCGTGGCGGCTCCATCGTGGATAATCGAGAGGATGACGCGCTTCCAGATGTACAACTCCACCTGCCCCGTCACCTTCGTTCAGTACGCGGCCGCTAAGGCCCTTGAAGACCCGAGGAGCTGGAAGGCAGTGGAGGAGATGAGGAAGGAGTACGACAGGAGGAGGAACCTCGTCTGGAAACGCCTGAACGAGATGGGACTCCCAACGGTCAAGCCCACCGGTGCGTTCTACATCTTCCCGCGCGTTAAGGGTACCGGCTTGAGCAGCAAAGAGTTCAGCGAGCTCATGCTCAAGGAAGCTAAGGTTGCAGTAGTCCCGGGAAGCGCCTTCGGAAAGGCTGGGGAGGGCTACATCAGGATAAGCTACGCGACCGCCTACGAGAAGCTCGAGGAAGCAATGGACAGGATGGAGAAGGTCTTAAAGGCGAAGGGTCTCGTCTGA
- a CDS encoding deoxycytidylate deaminase, whose amino-acid sequence MEIFLDEAKAERIRRIRPTKDEYFMLIAKLVSLRATCPRLRVGAVAVKDGYILATGYNGAPRGMDHCIDVGCLIVDGHCHRAVHAEQNVIAMAARKGISLEGATLYVTHFPCDTCFKIVLNAGIREIVYEEMYPNEATEVLLKEAREKGIVRIRQFKLDKERARLFLRELFGEDF is encoded by the coding sequence ATGGAGATATTCCTCGACGAGGCGAAGGCGGAGAGAATAAGGCGGATTCGCCCGACGAAGGACGAATACTTCATGCTCATAGCGAAGCTGGTTTCCCTCAGGGCCACATGTCCAAGGCTGAGGGTTGGGGCGGTTGCCGTTAAAGACGGCTACATTCTCGCCACCGGGTACAACGGCGCGCCTAGGGGGATGGACCACTGCATCGACGTTGGTTGCCTCATAGTTGACGGCCACTGCCACCGGGCCGTTCACGCGGAGCAGAACGTCATAGCGATGGCCGCGAGGAAGGGCATAAGCCTCGAGGGGGCGACCCTCTACGTCACGCACTTCCCCTGCGATACCTGCTTCAAGATAGTCCTCAACGCGGGAATACGGGAGATAGTCTACGAGGAGATGTACCCTAACGAGGCCACGGAGGTTCTCCTCAAGGAGGCGCGGGAGAAGGGCATAGTGAGGATAAGGCAGTTCAAGCTCGATAAGGAGCGTGCGAGGCTCTTCCTGCGGGAGCTCTTTGGGGAAGACTTCTGA
- the gcvH gene encoding glycine cleavage system protein GcvH, whose protein sequence is MIEVGEYKVKEGLYYTKDHEWAQVLEDGTVLVGISDYAQKELGDLAYVELPEVGTEVSKGDVLCEVESVKAVSEVYAPVSGEILEVNEELDDAPEKINEEPYEAWIAKLKPANLEEELKELMDAEAYAKYLESL, encoded by the coding sequence ATGATTGAAGTCGGTGAATACAAGGTCAAAGAAGGCCTTTACTACACCAAGGACCACGAGTGGGCCCAGGTTCTTGAGGACGGAACGGTTCTCGTAGGGATAAGCGACTACGCCCAGAAGGAGCTTGGCGATCTGGCCTACGTCGAGCTCCCTGAGGTGGGAACCGAGGTCTCAAAGGGCGACGTCCTCTGTGAGGTCGAGAGCGTCAAGGCCGTCTCGGAGGTCTACGCCCCGGTCAGCGGAGAAATCCTTGAGGTCAACGAGGAGCTTGACGACGCTCCCGAGAAGATCAACGAGGAGCCCTACGAGGCCTGGATAGCCAAGCTCAAGCCGGCCAACCTCGAAGAGGAGCTCAAGGAGCTTATGGATGCGGAAGCCTACGCGAAGTACCTTGAGAGCCTCTGA
- a CDS encoding BlaI/MecI/CopY family transcriptional regulator: MEPHEFKLTEEGLKAVLPPLEAEIMEYMWKARVSTAGEVYESLREKHPDLRRSTVSILMNRLCDKGLLKREVSKGRGGMRYIYKVTTTRDEFEQRVVESILDALMSNFKEATFAYLSKIKK, translated from the coding sequence ATGGAGCCCCACGAGTTCAAACTCACCGAGGAGGGATTAAAAGCTGTTCTGCCGCCCCTGGAAGCGGAGATCATGGAGTACATGTGGAAGGCCCGCGTTTCTACCGCCGGCGAGGTCTACGAGAGCCTCAGGGAAAAACATCCAGACCTCAGGCGCTCCACCGTTAGCATACTCATGAACCGCCTCTGCGACAAAGGCCTCCTCAAGCGCGAGGTCAGCAAGGGGAGAGGGGGCATGAGGTACATCTACAAGGTGACCACCACGAGGGACGAGTTCGAACAGCGGGTCGTCGAGAGCATCCTTGACGCACTGATGAGCAACTTCAAAGAGGCTACCTTCGCCTACCTCTCGAAGATCAAGAAGTGA